A window of Methylocaldum szegediense genomic DNA:
GACGGAAGGTATCGAACGGGCGCATTTCCTGATCGAAAGCCTGGTCGACCAGGCGCGCCGGGCGGGAGCGAATCTGCCTTATAAGGCGAATACGGCGTACATCAATACCATCCCGCCTCACATGGAGCCTCGCTTGCCGGGCGATGCCGGTTTAGAGCACCGCATACGCTCTTACATCCGTTGGAATGCGATGGCCATGGTGGTGCGTGCCAACCGCAAGTCCACCGAATACGGCGGGCACATCGCGACCTTCGCTTCGGCGGCGACGCTTTACGACGTGGGTTTCAATCACTTTTTTCGCGCCCCTAACAAGGACCATGGGGGAGACCTCATCTACTTCCAGGGACACGCCGCACCCGGTATTTACGCGCGTGCTTATCTCGAGGGGAGATTGACCGAAGAACAACTCGACAATTTCCGCGCCGAGATCGGCGGCAACGGTCTTTCGTCTTATCCGCACCCTTGGTTGATGCCGGACTTCTGGCAGTTCCCGACGGTGTCCATGGGCCTCGGGCCGCTCATGGCGATTTACCAGGCGCGCTTCATGAAATATCTGGAGGACCGGGGGATTTTGAAGACTGCGGGCCGTAAAGTCTGGTGTTTCTGCGGTGACGGAGAGATGGACGAACCGGAATCCATGGGCGCCATCGGATTGGCCGGTCGAGAAAAACTCGACAATCTCATCTTCGTCATTAACTGCAATCTGCAGCGCCTAGATGGGCCGGTACGGGGCGACGGCAAGATCATTCAGGAACTCGAGGCCGAATTCCGCGGCGCCGGATGGAACGTCATCAAAGTTATTTGGGGCTCCTATTGGGACCCGTTGCTGGCCAAAGACAAAGACGGGCTCTTGAAAAAACGCATGGAGGAAGCCGTGGATGGCGAGTATCAGGCGTACAAAGCGAAAGGCGGTGCCTATACTCGCGAGCATTTCTTCGGCAAGTATCCGGAGCTGAAGGAAATGGTGGCCAATTTGTCCGACGAGGACATCTGGCGCCTGAATCGCGGTGGACACGATCCGCACAAGGTTTATGCCGCTTATCACGCGGCGGTGAACCATACCGGCCAGCCAACGGTGATCCTCGCCAAGACGGTCAAGGGTTACGGCATGGGTAGCGCCGGCGAGGGGCTCATGACCACGCACCAGCAGAAAAAGATGGACGAGCAGGCGATCCGGGCATTCCGCGACCGTTTCAAGATTCCGATTCCCGATGACAAGCTGGCAGAGGTGCCGTACTACAAACCGCCGGAAGACAGTCCGGAATTGCGCTACATGCACGAGCGTCGAAAAGCTCTCGGCGGTTACCTGCCACAGCGCCGCCGCGACGCGCCGCTTTTGCAGGTACCGGACTTGGATGTTTTCGAATCTCTGCTGAAAAGCACGGAAGGTCGGGAAATGTCCACGACTATGGCGTTCGTGCGTTTGCTGACCCTGTTGCTGCGCGACAAGAAGCTGGGCAAGTACATCGTTCCCATCGTTCCGGACGAAGCCAGGACTTTCGGTATGGAGGGACTGTTCCGCCAGTACGGCATTTATTCATCCGTGGGACAGCTGTACGTCCCTGCGGACGCCGGTGGGGTGATGTATTACAAGGAGGATAAGTCGGGCCAGATCTTGGAGGAGGGCATTTGCGAGGCGGGTTCCATGTGCTCCTGGCTTGCGGCCGGAACGGCTCACACCAATCACAACATCCAGATGATCCCTTTCTACATCTACTACTCGATGTTCGGGTACCAGCGGGTGGGGGACTTCATGTGGGCCGCAGGCGACATGCAGGCACGCGGTTTCCTGATCGGCGGAACGGCAGGGCGTACGACTTTGGCGGGCGAAGGCTTGCAACACCAGGACGGACACAGCCATGTGAATATGTCGGCGATTCCCAACTGCGTGGCTTACGATCCGTGCTTCTCCTACGAGCTGGCCGTGATCATTCAGGACGGACTCCGGCGGATGTACCAGGAGGGCGAGAGCGTCTTCTATTACATCACGGTCATGAACGAGAATTATCCTCACCCGGAGATGCCGGCGGGTGTCCGAGAGGGGATCGTCAAGGGCATGTACAGATTGAAGGACGCTGGCAAATCGGCGCAAGCGCAACTACTGGCCAGCGGTACGATACTCCGCGAAGCCCTCGCCGCAGCGGAGTTGCTGGAACAAGACTTCGGCGTGAAAGCCAACGTCTGGAGTGTCACCAGCTTCACCGAGCTGCGCCGCGATGGATTGGACAAGCAGCGTTGGAATCTTTTGCACCCGGACCAGCCTCGTCGCATCAGTTACGTGGAGGAATGCCTGGCTGGAACCAAGGGGCCGATCATCGGCGCATCCGACTATATCAAACTTCTCGCCGATCAAATCCGGCCGTTCGTGCCGAGAGCCTATGAAGTGCTCGGTACCGACGGTTTCGGGCGCAGTGATCGGCGTTCCGAATTGCGGAGGTTTTTCGAGGTGGACCGGCATTACATCGCATATACCACACTGAAGGCTTTGGCCGATGAAGGAAGCGTGGCGATTTCAACCGTCAAGGAAGCCATGGCTAAGTACGGCATCGACCCGGAAAAGCCCAATCCAGTGAAGGTGTAAAGGCAACGCTATGGCAGTGTTGAAAGAAGTCGTCGTTCCCGACATTGGAGATTTCAAGAACGTCGAGATCATCGAGGTGCTGGTCAAACCCGGTGATGTGGTCAATGTCGAAGATTCCCTGATAACTCTAGAGAGCGACAAGGCGGCGATGGAAGTGCCGTCGCCTTTCGCGGGTGTGGTGAAGACCATGAAGGTCAATGTCGGTGATCGGGTGAGTCAGGGATCGCCGATATTGCAGTTGGAGGTCCAAGATCAAGCCGAGGCGAAGCCGGCCGAGGAGCCCGCGCCGGTCGTGGAGGCGAAACCCGAAAAGGTGGTAGCCGAAGAAGTGGAGGCTAAGCCTGTCGCCGAGCCGACGAAACCGGTTCCAGCGGAGCCCCAGTCAAAGCCCACGCCCTCGCCGGTTATTGCCGAACGAGCTCTGAAAGCCGCCGAAGAAGATCTTGCGCATCCGCCTCACGCGAGCCCATCGGTTCGGAAGTTCGCTCGCGAGTTGGGCGCTGATCTTAGAAAAATTAAAGGCACGGGGCCCAAAGGTCGCATCTTGAAAGAGGATGTTCAAGCGTTCGTAAAGGAGAGCTTGAAGCGGGCGGAGCAAGCATTGGCCGGTGGCGTTTTGGCGATGCCGCCCCAGCCGGAGATCGATTTCGCGCAGTTCGGGGTAATCGACCGCCTGCCATTGTCACGCATCAAGAGACTTTCCGGTCCGAACCTGCATCGCAGTTGGGTCAGCATTCCCCACGTCACGCAGCACGACGAAGCCGATATCACGGATCTCGAAGCGTTTCGTCAGTCGCTGAAGAGCGAGGCGGAAAAGCAGAACGTCAAACTGACCTTTCTGCCGTTCGTCATGAAGGCTGTGGTGGCAGCGCTCAAAGCCTTTCCGACGTTCAATTCTTCCCTCGCAGGTAATGGCGAAGAACTGATTCTCAAGAAGTATTATCACCTGGGCGTAGCCGTGGATACTCCGGAAGGCTTGGTCGTGCCTGTCGTGCGGGATGTCGATCAAAAAGGCATTTTCGACCTGGCTAGAGAGTTGGCCGAGCTCAGCGCTAAAGCTCGCGGCAAGAAGCTGCGCAGCAATGACCTCGAGGGTGCATCGTTCACCATTTCGAGCCTCGGCGGAATCGGAGGTACGGCCTTTACGCCTATCATCAACCCGCCTCAGGTTGCGATCCTCGGCTTGTCCCGAGCGCAAACCAAGCCGGTTTACCAGGACGGGCAGTTCGTCCCGCGCTTGATGTTGCCCTTGTCCTTGTCCTACGACCACCGTGTGATCGACGGCGCCGAAGCCGCACGCTTCACGGTTTATTTGGCCGGGCTGTTGGCGGAGTTGCGGCGGGTTCTCTTATAGAGACAAGCATGCTCTCCCGCAAACGGATTCGAAACGGGAGCGACGGACCGCTGACCAGCAATTTCCCTTAAACAGAAGGTAAACAATCGATGTCGGATACATCCAGTTTGCATGCCGAGGTAGTGGTTTTGGGCGGTGGGCCCGGTGGCTACACGGCCGCTTTTCGAGCCGCCGATTTGGGTAGACAGGTGGTTTTGGTCGAACGCTATCCAGTGCTCGGCGGTGTCTGCTTGAATGTCGGTTGTATTCCTTCAAAAGCATTACTGCATGCCGCCAAAATTATTCAAGAGGCGCAGGAAGCGTCGAATTTCGGATTGAATTTCGGTACGCCCAGCATCGACCTGGAGAAACTGCGTGAGTGGAAGGACAAGGTCGTGAAGACGCTCACGACCGGCCTTGCCGGGCTCGCCAAACAGCGCAAGGTCACCGTCGTAACCGGGGTGGGTAGATTTTCGTCGGATCGATCGCTGACAGTCGAAACAGCCGAAGGTCCGAGAACAATCAGTTTCGACCATGCGATCATTGCGGCCGGCTCGCAGCCGGTCCGGATTCCCGGCTTTCCCCATGACGATCCGCGGATGATGGATTCCACCGACGCCTTAGAGCTGGCCGAGGTGCCCAAGCGTCTTCTGATCATTGGCGGCGGGATTATCGGGCTCGAGATGGCAACGGTCTATCACGCGCTGGGCTCGAGGATCACAGTGGTCGAACTGATGGATCAGATCATTCCGGGCTGCGATGCGGATTTAGTCAAACCTTTATATCAGCGCATCAAGAAACAGTACGAAAACATCTTCCTGAAAACCAAAGTCACGCGCATCGAGGCGAAGTCGGAAGGATTGCAGGCCTATTTCGAAGGCGACGAAGGTGCGCCCGAATCCGACCTATTCGACCGGGTTCTGGTCGCGGTTGGCCGGAAGCCGAACGGTCATCTGATCGGTGCTGAAAATG
This region includes:
- the aceE gene encoding pyruvate dehydrogenase (acetyl-transferring), homodimeric type, which encodes MSAVSLSHPSQILKSENDIDPEETREWLEALQAVIETEGIERAHFLIESLVDQARRAGANLPYKANTAYINTIPPHMEPRLPGDAGLEHRIRSYIRWNAMAMVVRANRKSTEYGGHIATFASAATLYDVGFNHFFRAPNKDHGGDLIYFQGHAAPGIYARAYLEGRLTEEQLDNFRAEIGGNGLSSYPHPWLMPDFWQFPTVSMGLGPLMAIYQARFMKYLEDRGILKTAGRKVWCFCGDGEMDEPESMGAIGLAGREKLDNLIFVINCNLQRLDGPVRGDGKIIQELEAEFRGAGWNVIKVIWGSYWDPLLAKDKDGLLKKRMEEAVDGEYQAYKAKGGAYTREHFFGKYPELKEMVANLSDEDIWRLNRGGHDPHKVYAAYHAAVNHTGQPTVILAKTVKGYGMGSAGEGLMTTHQQKKMDEQAIRAFRDRFKIPIPDDKLAEVPYYKPPEDSPELRYMHERRKALGGYLPQRRRDAPLLQVPDLDVFESLLKSTEGREMSTTMAFVRLLTLLLRDKKLGKYIVPIVPDEARTFGMEGLFRQYGIYSSVGQLYVPADAGGVMYYKEDKSGQILEEGICEAGSMCSWLAAGTAHTNHNIQMIPFYIYYSMFGYQRVGDFMWAAGDMQARGFLIGGTAGRTTLAGEGLQHQDGHSHVNMSAIPNCVAYDPCFSYELAVIIQDGLRRMYQEGESVFYYITVMNENYPHPEMPAGVREGIVKGMYRLKDAGKSAQAQLLASGTILREALAAAELLEQDFGVKANVWSVTSFTELRRDGLDKQRWNLLHPDQPRRISYVEECLAGTKGPIIGASDYIKLLADQIRPFVPRAYEVLGTDGFGRSDRRSELRRFFEVDRHYIAYTTLKALADEGSVAISTVKEAMAKYGIDPEKPNPVKV
- the aceF gene encoding dihydrolipoyllysine-residue acetyltransferase; its protein translation is MAVLKEVVVPDIGDFKNVEIIEVLVKPGDVVNVEDSLITLESDKAAMEVPSPFAGVVKTMKVNVGDRVSQGSPILQLEVQDQAEAKPAEEPAPVVEAKPEKVVAEEVEAKPVAEPTKPVPAEPQSKPTPSPVIAERALKAAEEDLAHPPHASPSVRKFARELGADLRKIKGTGPKGRILKEDVQAFVKESLKRAEQALAGGVLAMPPQPEIDFAQFGVIDRLPLSRIKRLSGPNLHRSWVSIPHVTQHDEADITDLEAFRQSLKSEAEKQNVKLTFLPFVMKAVVAALKAFPTFNSSLAGNGEELILKKYYHLGVAVDTPEGLVVPVVRDVDQKGIFDLARELAELSAKARGKKLRSNDLEGASFTISSLGGIGGTAFTPIINPPQVAILGLSRAQTKPVYQDGQFVPRLMLPLSLSYDHRVIDGAEAARFTVYLAGLLAELRRVLL
- the lpdA gene encoding dihydrolipoyl dehydrogenase codes for the protein MSDTSSLHAEVVVLGGGPGGYTAAFRAADLGRQVVLVERYPVLGGVCLNVGCIPSKALLHAAKIIQEAQEASNFGLNFGTPSIDLEKLREWKDKVVKTLTTGLAGLAKQRKVTVVTGVGRFSSDRSLTVETAEGPRTISFDHAIIAAGSQPVRIPGFPHDDPRMMDSTDALELAEVPKRLLIIGGGIIGLEMATVYHALGSRITVVELMDQIIPGCDADLVKPLYQRIKKQYENIFLKTKVTRIEAKSEGLQAYFEGDEGAPESDLFDRVLVAVGRKPNGHLIGAENAGVKVDEKGFIPVDECQRTNVPHIYAIGDIVGNPMLAHKATHEGKVAAEVISGERTAFQALTIPSVAYTDPEVAWMGLTETQAKAQGIAYDKAAFPWAASGRALGIDRKEGMTKILCDKETRRILGAGIVGPNAGELISEAVLALEMGADVEDVALTIHPHPTLSETFAFAAEMLDGSITDLYIRK